The Hyphomonadaceae bacterium ML37 genome includes a region encoding these proteins:
- the tsaD gene encoding tRNA (adenosine(37)-N6)-threonylcarbamoyltransferase complex transferase subunit TsaD yields the protein MALSHAFPFGQPVASPQKALTVLGLESSCDDTAASIVRREPDGAITILAEAVIGQNDAHAPYGGVVPEIAARAHAERMDGLAARVLTEAGLSPGDLDAVAATAGPGLIGGVMAALMTAKGIALGAGIPLVAVNHLEGHALSPRLTGRLDFPYLLLLVSGGHTQLLIVEGIGAMTRLGSTIDDAAGEAFDKTAKIMGLGFPGGPAVERAAREARDPGRFPLPRMLTGKPGCDFSFAGLKTAARRVWDGLDSPDEADRADLAHAVQGAIAAHLAERTGRAMDVFTDRLPEAGRTLVVAGGVAANQTVRSALTAEAGARGFTLVAPPLKYCTDNAAMIALAGAERLALGLTDGLDAPARARWPLDADAAALAPATGSGRKGPKA from the coding sequence ATGGCGTTATCCCATGCTTTTCCGTTCGGGCAACCCGTCGCGTCACCGCAAAAGGCGTTGACCGTGCTGGGTCTTGAGTCCAGCTGCGACGATACCGCCGCCTCCATTGTGCGCCGCGAACCCGATGGTGCGATCACGATTCTGGCCGAGGCCGTGATCGGTCAGAACGACGCCCATGCGCCCTATGGCGGGGTGGTGCCCGAGATCGCCGCGCGCGCCCATGCCGAGCGGATGGACGGTCTGGCGGCGCGGGTCCTGACGGAAGCCGGCCTCTCGCCGGGCGATCTTGACGCGGTGGCGGCCACCGCCGGACCGGGCCTGATTGGCGGGGTCATGGCGGCGCTGATGACTGCCAAGGGCATCGCGCTGGGCGCCGGCATTCCGCTGGTGGCGGTCAATCATCTCGAAGGCCACGCCCTGTCGCCGCGCCTGACGGGGCGGCTGGACTTCCCCTATCTCCTGCTCCTCGTCTCCGGCGGCCATACCCAGCTTCTGATCGTGGAGGGCATCGGGGCGATGACGCGGCTGGGGTCCACCATTGATGACGCGGCGGGCGAGGCGTTCGACAAGACCGCCAAGATCATGGGGCTTGGCTTTCCCGGCGGCCCGGCGGTTGAACGCGCCGCGCGCGAGGCCCGCGATCCGGGCCGATTCCCCCTGCCGCGCATGCTGACCGGCAAGCCGGGATGCGATTTCTCTTTTGCCGGCCTCAAGACTGCCGCGCGCCGGGTCTGGGACGGGCTGGATTCGCCAGACGAAGCGGACCGCGCCGACCTCGCCCACGCCGTGCAGGGCGCCATCGCCGCCCATCTGGCCGAGCGTACAGGCCGGGCGATGGACGTGTTTACAGACCGCCTGCCCGAAGCCGGGCGTACGCTGGTGGTCGCTGGCGGCGTGGCGGCGAACCAGACGGTGCGCAGCGCGCTGACGGCAGAGGCCGGGGCGCGGGGCTTCACCCTGGTGGCGCCGCCGCTGAAATACTGCACAGATAATGCGGCCATGATCGCTCTGGCGGGCGCCGAGCGTCTGGCGCTGGGGCTGACGGACGGGCTGGATGCGCCGGCGCGCGCGCGCTGGCCGCTGGACGCCGACGCAGCGGCGCTCGCCCCGGCGACGGGCTCGGGCCGTAAGGGTCCCAAGGCGTGA
- the hslU gene encoding ATP-dependent protease ATPase subunit HslU: protein MTDYSPREIVSELDRHIVGQSEAKKAVAIALRNRWRRKRLAEGLREEVTPKNILMIGPTGVGKTEISRRLAKLAGAPFLKIEATKFTEVGYVGRDVDSIARDLVEVAISIVRDAKREEVKAKAHEAAENRVLDALVGADASPGTRESFRKKLIAGDLDDRDIEIQIADDSSPFSNIDIPGMPGGMGMINLSDMLGKGMGGRSKTVRTSVKDAYAPLINEEADKLLDESQIQIDAIRLAENEGIVFLDEIDKVAGRADNRGADVSREGVQRDLLPLIEGATVATKYGPVKTDHVLFIASGAFHVTKPSDLLPELQGRLPIRVELKALTRDDLRRILTEPEASLVTQYVALMETEGFDLSFDDSAIDAVADYAAEVNASIENIGARRLQTILEKVVEEISFTASDRSGDALVIDAAYVKARVESLAKNADLSKFIL, encoded by the coding sequence ATGACCGATTATTCTCCCCGCGAGATCGTCTCCGAGCTCGACCGTCACATTGTCGGCCAGTCCGAGGCCAAGAAGGCGGTGGCCATCGCGCTGCGCAATCGCTGGCGGCGCAAGCGCCTGGCCGAGGGGCTGCGCGAGGAGGTCACGCCGAAGAATATCCTGATGATCGGCCCCACCGGCGTGGGCAAGACCGAGATTTCCCGGCGCCTGGCGAAGCTCGCCGGCGCGCCCTTCCTGAAGATCGAGGCCACCAAGTTCACCGAGGTCGGCTATGTGGGCCGGGACGTGGATTCCATCGCGCGTGATCTGGTGGAGGTCGCCATCTCCATCGTGCGCGACGCCAAGCGTGAAGAGGTCAAGGCCAAGGCCCACGAGGCGGCGGAGAACCGCGTGCTGGATGCGCTGGTCGGCGCCGACGCCTCCCCCGGGACCCGTGAATCCTTCCGCAAGAAGCTCATCGCCGGCGATCTGGACGATCGCGATATCGAGATCCAGATCGCGGATGATTCCTCGCCCTTCAGCAATATCGACATTCCCGGCATGCCCGGCGGCATGGGCATGATCAATCTGTCGGACATGCTGGGAAAGGGCATGGGCGGGCGCTCCAAGACCGTGCGCACCAGCGTGAAGGACGCCTATGCGCCCCTGATCAATGAAGAGGCCGACAAGCTGCTGGATGAAAGCCAGATCCAGATCGACGCGATCAGGCTGGCGGAAAACGAGGGCATTGTCTTCCTCGACGAAATCGACAAGGTCGCCGGCCGCGCCGACAATCGCGGCGCGGACGTGTCGCGCGAAGGCGTGCAGCGCGATCTCCTGCCCCTCATCGAAGGCGCCACCGTGGCCACCAAGTACGGGCCGGTGAAGACTGACCACGTGCTGTTTATCGCGTCGGGCGCGTTTCACGTGACCAAGCCCAGCGATCTCCTGCCCGAGCTGCAGGGCCGCCTGCCGATCCGGGTGGAGCTCAAGGCGCTGACCCGCGACGATTTGCGCCGCATCCTCACAGAGCCCGAAGCCAGCCTGGTCACCCAGTATGTCGCGCTGATGGAGACCGAAGGCTTTGACCTGTCGTTTGATGACAGCGCCATCGATGCGGTCGCCGACTATGCCGCAGAGGTGAACGCCAGCATCGAGAATATCGGCGCCCGGCGGCTTCAGACGATTCTGGAAAAAGTGGTCGAGGAAATCAGCTTCACGGCGTCTGACCGGTCCGGCGACGCGCTGGTGATCGACGCGGCCTATGTGAAAGCGCGCGTGGAATCGCTGGCGAAGAACGCCGATTTGTCGAAGTTCATTCTCTAG
- a CDS encoding Na/Pi symporter, producing the protein MMAVLTLAGGIGLFLLGMGLLTDGLKIAAGGALRTLLQTWTKSSVRGFALGVLITAVVQSSSAVTVATVGFVNARLLSLRRAVWVILGTNVGTTMTGWLVALVGVKVDVGALALPLIGIGMALALGAGERARIAGSGRALTGFGLFFLGVGVLQTGFGDLAPALASITPETASILSILAFVALGALVTVLTQSSSAAIAIVLTASAGQAFPLEFAAAAVIGTNLGTTSTAVFAALGAGAPARRVASAHIAFNVFAALVALAALPLLLTAARELAGLVLGSEDTPATLALFHTLFNVTGVALAWPLVGRAVAWLSTRFVTEDETLARPVHLDPTSLPVPSLALNALAQELVRMTGLTLDLVREAAGPQPMAKTRLKLRRDGLMQLGEQIRAFLARMNASALPGSVTAAVPDLVRALQHLEELAMLSAEIASDTAPPGRFGQSEAWTGLQHALHAVLALDVSNLDEAGFETRARSLDRTFQAAYSDVKAELLNGVASGDLAVSAVDPALMHARRIRQICDTVIKAHRRLHPWRPALPVVEPEAADADTASAES; encoded by the coding sequence ATGATGGCGGTTTTGACGCTTGCCGGCGGGATCGGATTGTTCCTGCTGGGCATGGGACTGCTCACCGACGGGTTGAAGATCGCCGCCGGCGGCGCGCTGCGCACCCTGTTGCAGACCTGGACGAAGTCGAGCGTGCGCGGGTTTGCGCTGGGCGTGCTGATCACAGCTGTGGTTCAATCGTCCAGCGCGGTGACCGTGGCCACGGTGGGCTTCGTCAATGCGCGCCTGTTGAGCCTGCGCCGGGCGGTATGGGTGATCCTGGGCACCAATGTGGGCACCACCATGACCGGCTGGCTGGTGGCGCTGGTCGGGGTGAAGGTGGATGTGGGCGCACTGGCCCTGCCGCTGATCGGGATCGGCATGGCGCTGGCGCTGGGCGCCGGCGAGCGGGCGCGCATCGCCGGATCGGGGCGGGCGCTGACCGGATTCGGCCTGTTTTTCCTCGGCGTCGGCGTGCTTCAGACCGGGTTTGGCGACCTGGCCCCGGCGCTGGCGTCGATTACCCCGGAAACCGCCAGCATTCTCTCGATTCTGGCCTTCGTGGCGCTGGGCGCGCTGGTCACGGTGCTGACCCAGTCGTCCAGCGCCGCCATCGCCATTGTGCTCACCGCCAGCGCCGGCCAGGCCTTCCCGCTTGAGTTCGCCGCCGCCGCCGTGATCGGCACCAATCTGGGCACCACCTCCACCGCCGTCTTCGCCGCGCTGGGCGCCGGCGCGCCCGCCCGCCGGGTGGCCAGCGCCCATATCGCGTTCAATGTGTTCGCCGCCCTGGTGGCGCTGGCAGCACTGCCGCTGCTCCTGACGGCCGCGCGTGAGCTGGCCGGGCTGGTGCTGGGTTCTGAGGACACGCCCGCAACGCTCGCCCTGTTCCACACCCTGTTCAATGTTACGGGCGTGGCGCTGGCCTGGCCGCTGGTGGGCCGGGCGGTGGCGTGGCTGTCGACCCGTTTCGTCACAGAAGACGAGACGCTGGCGCGGCCGGTCCATCTCGACCCCACCTCCCTGCCCGTGCCCAGCCTGGCGCTCAATGCGCTGGCCCAGGAGCTGGTGCGCATGACCGGCCTGACGCTCGACCTGGTGCGCGAGGCGGCAGGGCCCCAGCCCATGGCCAAGACCCGCCTGAAACTGCGCCGGGACGGGCTGATGCAGCTGGGCGAGCAGATCCGGGCGTTTCTGGCGCGCATGAATGCCTCAGCCCTACCCGGCAGCGTCACAGCGGCCGTGCCCGATCTGGTGCGCGCCCTGCAGCATCTGGAAGAACTGGCCATGCTGTCGGCCGAGATCGCGTCCGACACGGCGCCGCCCGGCCGGTTTGGCCAGAGCGAGGCGTGGACGGGCCTTCAGCACGCGCTGCACGCCGTCCTGGCGCTGGACGTGAGCAATCTCGACGAGGCCGGATTTGAGACGCGGGCCCGCAGCCTGGACCGCACGTTTCAGGCCGCCTATAGCGATGTGAAGGCTGAATTGCTCAATGGCGTCGCGTCGGGCGATCTGGCCGTCAGCGCAGTGGATCCGGCCCTGATGCATGCGCGCCGCATCCGGCAGATATGCGACACGGTGATCAAGGCCCATCGCCGTCTGCACCCGTGGCGACCCGCCCTGCCAGTTGTGGAGCCCGAGGCCGCCGATGCAGACACAGCCTCAGCCGAAAGCTGA
- a CDS encoding DUF1330 domain-containing protein has protein sequence MTHIDPERAAFEAFKALPRDEPVEMLNLIALHDRAAYPDGRAISGADAYRLYGETSAPVFQRVGGRILWRGTPRCVLIGPSTEQWDLAFIAAYPSASAFLEMVTDAFYQAEAVPHRRAAVRDSRLIRNAPSGAGSAFG, from the coding sequence ATGACCCATATCGATCCCGAACGCGCGGCCTTTGAGGCGTTCAAGGCCCTGCCGCGCGACGAGCCGGTGGAGATGCTCAATCTGATCGCCCTGCATGACCGCGCCGCCTATCCCGACGGGCGCGCGATCAGCGGCGCTGACGCCTACCGGCTCTATGGCGAGACCTCCGCGCCGGTGTTTCAGCGTGTCGGCGGGCGCATCCTCTGGCGCGGGACGCCGCGCTGCGTGCTGATCGGACCCTCAACCGAGCAGTGGGACCTGGCCTTCATCGCCGCCTATCCCAGCGCCTCCGCGTTTCTGGAAATGGTCACCGACGCGTTCTATCAGGCCGAGGCCGTGCCCCACCGCCGCGCCGCCGTGCGCGACAGCCGGCTGATCCGCAACGCGCCGTCCGGCGCCGGGTCAGCTTTCGGCTGA
- a CDS encoding uroporphyrinogen-III synthase — protein sequence MTEARPVLVTRAEPGATLTCQRLAALGYHAVNAATAQIAATDGAPDWTGAGAVIVTSPNGAGQLTRLGAPPSLKIFAVGPASAAAARAAGHEDVVTGSGDAAGLLDIILNAPDPGCLIHVRGRDQAFDLSGALTAMGRDAQSHVAYEARPVDALPEAALQALGPGAVVLLHSPLGTERLLALVEAAGRLSALGGAHILAISDAAAGPLRHSGAGRVTVAQRPDEAALLEALSTILAPRET from the coding sequence ATGACGGAAGCGCGCCCGGTGCTGGTCACGCGCGCTGAGCCCGGCGCCACGCTCACCTGCCAGCGGCTGGCGGCGCTGGGCTATCACGCGGTGAACGCCGCAACGGCGCAGATCGCGGCAACGGACGGCGCGCCGGACTGGACAGGCGCGGGCGCCGTGATCGTCACCAGCCCCAATGGCGCGGGTCAGTTGACGCGCCTGGGCGCGCCGCCATCTCTCAAAATCTTCGCCGTTGGCCCCGCCAGCGCCGCCGCAGCGCGCGCCGCCGGTCATGAGGACGTGGTCACCGGGTCGGGCGATGCGGCCGGCTTGCTCGACATCATCCTCAACGCGCCCGATCCGGGCTGCCTCATCCATGTGCGCGGTCGCGATCAGGCCTTTGATCTGTCCGGCGCCCTGACCGCCATGGGCCGCGACGCCCAGAGCCACGTCGCCTATGAGGCGCGCCCGGTGGACGCCCTGCCTGAGGCCGCCCTGCAGGCGCTCGGACCCGGCGCCGTGGTGCTGCTCCACTCGCCGCTCGGGACCGAAAGACTGTTGGCGCTGGTGGAGGCCGCAGGCCGGCTGTCAGCGCTTGGCGGCGCGCATATTCTGGCGATCTCCGACGCGGCCGCCGGGCCGCTGCGCCATTCGGGTGCAGGGCGCGTGACGGTAGCGCAACGACCTGATGAAGCGGCGCTGCTCGAAGCGCTCAGCACAATCCTTGCGCCGCGAGAAACCTGA
- the udk gene encoding uridine kinase, producing MSLLAPKKRLLIGVTGGSASGKTEIARAAARSAAPLSALVMAEDDYYGDHGAKPDFEPAAFNFDHPASRDHALLARQLAALKDGKPVKAPIYDFTIHRRRADTRRIEPADVIIVEGIHLFCDAQVRDLFDLRVYVDAPDDIRLARRLLRDVNERGRTPQSVVGQYLRTVRPMHHEWTAPGREHAHLVIRNDAAAARPSDHLTAFFESLSRPVCDAIARFRDEQG from the coding sequence ATGAGCCTGCTTGCACCGAAGAAACGCCTGCTGATCGGCGTCACCGGCGGGTCTGCCTCGGGCAAGACCGAGATCGCGCGCGCCGCCGCCCGCTCTGCCGCGCCCCTGTCGGCGCTGGTCATGGCCGAGGATGATTATTACGGCGACCACGGCGCCAAACCGGATTTCGAGCCGGCGGCGTTCAATTTTGACCATCCGGCCTCGCGCGACCATGCCCTGCTGGCGCGCCAGCTGGCGGCGCTCAAGGACGGCAAGCCGGTCAAGGCGCCGATCTATGACTTCACGATTCACCGCCGCCGCGCCGATACGCGCCGCATCGAACCGGCCGATGTGATCATCGTGGAAGGCATTCACCTGTTCTGCGATGCGCAGGTGCGCGACCTTTTCGACCTGCGCGTTTATGTGGATGCGCCCGATGATATCCGCCTGGCGCGCCGCCTCTTGCGCGACGTCAATGAGCGCGGCCGTACGCCCCAGTCGGTGGTCGGCCAGTATCTGCGCACCGTGCGCCCCATGCACCATGAATGGACCGCGCCGGGCCGCGAACACGCCCATCTGGTGATCCGCAATGACGCCGCCGCCGCGCGCCCCAGCGATCACCTGACCGCGTTCTTCGAAAGCCTGTCGCGCCCGGTCTGCGACGCCATCGCGCGGTTCCGGGACGAGCAAGGGTGA
- a CDS encoding valine--tRNA ligase produces MKPFPDSYDAKANEAALRARWAQDDAFRWDPARPADTDYVIDTPPPTVSGHLHVGHVYSYTQADITARYMRMSGRNVLYPIGWDDNGLPTERLVEKVRKVRGGTMARDEFVALCREVIPEYEQQFRDLFSRLALSVDWSREYQTISDESRAVSQMSFLDLYRKGLLERRLEPTLWDPADRTAIAQAEVDEIERDGLLNYIAFETEGGGEPVVIATTRPELIGACGGLMIHPDHPRAGELIGKRAVSPLYRVPVEIYAEPSVDPEKGTGIVMCCTFGDVTDIQWWRTHKLPLRMVIDQAGKMIAELPIGTGDWQSLDPQAARDVTAALAGQKAAKAKEMILEMLKAAGVVLKQEPTRQVIPAAERSGAPLEIIVTPQWFIRTLDFKDEILAKGREINWRPAYMRQRFESWVEGLKWDWSISRQRHFGVPLPVWYSKRPGEEGKIIVASKDELPVDPTLQAPGGYEPHEVEGERDVMDTWATSSVSPQLVTRSINADFAFDFESHKRQFPMALRPQAHEIIRTWAFYTIVKALHHENVTPWSDIAISGWCLAGDGSKMSKSKGNVTDPIKLLDEYGTDPVRYWTGTSRLGQDTALSVNTLKQGKRLVTKLWNASKLAHMAISAAEVHGALEPVSPRADIEAGLISHPMDVWLMGKLAETVRKASEAFESYEYAAAQRAIESFFWSDYCDNYLEIVKRRTRFEGAPSDEERSAVLTLWHASDALIRLFAPFIPYVTDALHAIFHGEEAGTVHACGMWPKLADQADEAAFRTEGEAFLEVLGAARKVKSEAQLSMKTPVTVLTVIGEGALTDLIGDTVEDLKAVTSAERAERAPAAPEGARQASSPDERLTVALVLAPQEG; encoded by the coding sequence ATGAAACCGTTTCCCGATTCCTATGACGCCAAGGCCAATGAGGCCGCGCTGCGCGCGCGCTGGGCGCAGGATGACGCCTTCCGCTGGGATCCGGCCCGTCCGGCTGACACCGATTATGTGATCGACACCCCGCCTCCGACCGTGTCGGGCCATCTGCATGTGGGCCATGTCTATTCCTACACCCAGGCCGACATCACGGCGCGCTATATGCGGATGAGCGGGCGCAATGTGCTCTATCCCATCGGCTGGGACGATAACGGCCTGCCTACCGAGCGCCTGGTGGAGAAGGTGCGCAAGGTGCGCGGCGGCACCATGGCGCGCGATGAATTCGTGGCGCTGTGCCGCGAGGTGATTCCCGAATACGAGCAGCAATTCCGCGATCTGTTCTCGCGCCTGGCGCTGAGCGTGGACTGGAGCCGTGAATACCAGACCATCTCCGATGAAAGCCGGGCGGTGTCGCAGATGTCCTTCCTGGACCTGTACCGCAAAGGGCTTCTTGAGCGCCGCCTGGAGCCCACCTTGTGGGATCCGGCCGACCGCACCGCCATCGCCCAGGCCGAGGTGGACGAAATCGAGCGCGACGGCCTGCTCAACTACATCGCCTTTGAAACTGAGGGCGGCGGCGAACCGGTGGTGATCGCCACCACGCGGCCCGAGCTCATTGGCGCGTGCGGCGGGCTGATGATCCATCCCGATCACCCGCGCGCCGGTGAGCTGATCGGCAAGCGGGCTGTCAGCCCGCTCTACCGCGTCCCGGTGGAGATCTACGCCGAGCCCAGCGTCGACCCTGAAAAGGGGACCGGCATCGTGATGTGCTGCACGTTCGGCGACGTGACGGACATTCAGTGGTGGCGCACCCACAAACTGCCGCTGCGCATGGTGATCGATCAGGCTGGCAAGATGATCGCCGAGCTTCCCATCGGCACTGGCGACTGGCAGAGCCTGGACCCGCAGGCCGCGCGCGACGTGACGGCAGCGCTGGCCGGGCAGAAAGCAGCCAAGGCCAAGGAGATGATCCTTGAGATGCTCAAAGCCGCAGGCGTGGTGTTGAAGCAGGAGCCGACCCGGCAGGTGATCCCGGCGGCCGAGCGCTCGGGCGCGCCGCTGGAAATCATCGTGACCCCGCAATGGTTCATCCGCACGCTGGACTTCAAGGACGAGATCCTGGCCAAGGGCCGGGAGATCAATTGGCGTCCCGCCTATATGCGCCAGCGCTTTGAAAGCTGGGTGGAGGGGCTGAAATGGGACTGGTCAATCTCCCGCCAGCGCCATTTCGGCGTGCCTTTGCCGGTCTGGTACTCCAAGCGTCCCGGCGAAGAGGGCAAGATCATTGTCGCGTCGAAAGACGAGCTGCCGGTTGACCCCACCTTGCAGGCGCCAGGTGGCTACGAACCCCACGAGGTGGAGGGCGAGCGCGATGTGATGGACACCTGGGCGACCTCGTCGGTCTCGCCCCAGCTGGTCACGCGGTCGATCAATGCCGATTTCGCGTTCGACTTTGAGAGCCACAAGCGCCAGTTCCCCATGGCCCTGCGCCCGCAGGCCCATGAAATCATTCGCACCTGGGCGTTCTACACCATCGTGAAGGCGCTCCATCATGAGAACGTGACTCCCTGGAGCGACATCGCCATTTCAGGCTGGTGCCTGGCCGGCGACGGATCGAAAATGTCCAAGTCCAAGGGCAATGTGACCGATCCGATCAAGCTCTTGGACGAATACGGGACGGACCCGGTGCGCTACTGGACGGGGACCTCGCGCCTGGGCCAGGACACGGCCCTGTCAGTCAATACGCTCAAGCAGGGCAAGCGCCTGGTCACCAAGCTGTGGAACGCGTCCAAACTCGCCCACATGGCGATCAGCGCAGCCGAGGTGCACGGGGCGCTGGAGCCGGTTTCGCCGCGCGCCGACATCGAGGCGGGCCTGATCAGCCATCCCATGGATGTCTGGCTGATGGGCAAGCTCGCCGAGACCGTGCGCAAGGCGTCCGAGGCGTTCGAGAGCTATGAATACGCCGCCGCCCAGCGCGCCATCGAAAGCTTCTTCTGGAGCGATTACTGCGACAATTATCTGGAGATCGTGAAACGCCGCACCCGGTTTGAGGGCGCCCCCAGCGATGAAGAGCGCTCGGCCGTGCTGACCCTGTGGCACGCCAGCGACGCGCTGATCCGCCTGTTTGCGCCGTTCATTCCGTACGTCACCGACGCGCTCCACGCCATCTTCCATGGCGAGGAGGCGGGCACGGTGCATGCCTGCGGGATGTGGCCGAAACTGGCCGATCAGGCGGACGAAGCCGCCTTCCGCACTGAGGGCGAGGCCTTCCTCGAAGTGCTGGGCGCGGCGCGCAAGGTGAAGTCCGAAGCCCAGCTGTCCATGAAGACGCCGGTCACGGTGCTGACGGTGATTGGCGAGGGCGCGCTGACCGATCTGATCGGCGATACGGTCGAGGACCTTAAAGCCGTGACCAGCGCCGAACGCGCCGAGCGGGCGCCGGCGGCGCCGGAGGGCGCCCGTCAGGCGTCAAGCCCGGACGAGCGCCTCACTGTGGCGCTTGTGCTGGCGCCGCAAGAAGGCTGA
- the hemC gene encoding hydroxymethylbilane synthase translates to MPFEPMPIATRTSPLALAQAYNLQAILGQAAGVEDYAAAFPILGLSTTGDRITDRALLAAGGKGLFTKELETALLAGEARFAVHSMKDVPTRLPEGLAIAAILEREDPRDVLLVANGSAQLADLPQGAVLGTASIRRQAQALAARPDLKVTLLRGNVDTRLGKVRDGAIDATFLARAGLRRLGRDEAKLTPIDTGAMLPAPAQGCVGVEIRMGDAQAQALCAAIQHHDSALAAAAERGVLEALDGSCRTPIAAYAHIVNGEIRLSAEALSEDGKQRWTGSGSAPAMGLAEAAALGRSVGEHIRDAGGAALAAIIAGTG, encoded by the coding sequence ATGCCTTTTGAACCCATGCCTATCGCCACGCGCACCTCGCCGCTGGCCCTCGCCCAGGCCTATAATCTGCAGGCCATATTGGGCCAGGCCGCCGGGGTGGAGGATTACGCGGCAGCGTTTCCAATCCTGGGCCTGTCCACGACCGGCGACCGGATCACCGACCGGGCGCTGCTGGCGGCGGGCGGAAAGGGCTTGTTCACCAAAGAGTTGGAGACCGCCCTGCTGGCCGGTGAAGCGCGCTTCGCCGTGCACTCCATGAAGGATGTTCCGACCCGCCTGCCGGAAGGATTGGCCATCGCCGCGATCCTGGAACGCGAGGACCCGCGCGACGTGCTCCTCGTCGCCAACGGCTCGGCCCAGCTCGCCGACCTGCCCCAAGGAGCCGTGCTCGGCACCGCCTCCATCCGGCGCCAGGCCCAGGCGCTGGCGGCGCGGCCTGACCTCAAAGTCACGCTTCTGCGCGGCAATGTGGATACGCGCCTGGGCAAGGTGCGCGATGGCGCCATTGACGCCACCTTCCTGGCGCGCGCCGGTCTGCGCCGGCTGGGGCGGGACGAGGCGAAGCTCACGCCCATCGACACCGGCGCCATGCTGCCTGCACCCGCCCAGGGCTGCGTCGGCGTGGAGATTCGCATGGGCGACGCGCAGGCTCAGGCCCTATGCGCCGCCATCCAGCATCACGACAGCGCGCTGGCCGCGGCGGCGGAACGCGGCGTGCTGGAAGCGCTGGACGGATCGTGCCGCACCCCCATCGCCGCCTACGCCCATATCGTAAACGGTGAAATCCGGCTGAGCGCGGAGGCGCTGTCCGAAGACGGCAAGCAGCGCTGGACCGGTTCCGGCTCGGCGCCGGCTATGGGTCTGGCCGAGGCCGCAGCTCTGGGACGCAGCGTGGGTGAGCACATCCGCGATGCAGGCGGCGCAGCGCTGGCCGCGATCATCGCCGGAACCGGATGA
- a CDS encoding glyoxalase: MHRWAAAAAVAAGEVRFPRFHLAFPVHDLAAARAFYAGVLNCPTGRESESWIDFDLMGHQVVAHLSPGDCTPVGAGGVDGQAIPVRHFGLIVDWELFDELAARLKAAAAPFLVEPYLRFAGSPGEQKTLFVADPSGNALEFKAFRDEAMIFATDGRLFA; the protein is encoded by the coding sequence GTGCACAGATGGGCGGCGGCGGCGGCGGTGGCGGCGGGTGAGGTAAGGTTTCCGCGCTTTCACCTCGCCTTCCCGGTGCATGATCTGGCCGCGGCGCGCGCCTTCTATGCCGGCGTTTTGAACTGTCCGACGGGCCGCGAAAGCGAGTCCTGGATCGATTTCGATCTGATGGGCCATCAGGTGGTGGCCCATCTCTCGCCCGGCGACTGTACGCCGGTGGGCGCGGGCGGGGTGGATGGCCAGGCGATCCCGGTGCGCCATTTCGGGCTGATCGTGGACTGGGAATTGTTTGATGAGCTTGCCGCCCGGCTGAAAGCGGCGGCGGCGCCCTTTCTGGTCGAACCCTATCTGCGCTTCGCCGGATCGCCGGGCGAGCAGAAGACGTTGTTTGTCGCCGATCCCAGCGGCAATGCGCTAGAGTTCAAGGCGTTCCGGGACGAGGCGATGATCTTCGCTACCGATGGCCGCCTGTTCGCCTGA
- a CDS encoding type II toxin-antitoxin system ParD family antitoxin translates to MHISLTDRLEAWVRAKVESGLYNNASEVIREALRTQMRAEQTHQEKLDALRAEIDKGLEDVKHGRVSELDFDALMAEIESEAADMPEEPRTPEQSAAVHG, encoded by the coding sequence ATGCACATTTCCCTCACCGACCGACTGGAAGCCTGGGTCCGCGCCAAGGTGGAGAGCGGCCTCTACAACAATGCCAGCGAGGTGATCCGCGAGGCCCTGCGCACCCAGATGCGCGCCGAGCAAACCCATCAGGAGAAGCTGGACGCCTTGCGCGCCGAGATCGACAAGGGCCTTGAGGATGTCAAGCACGGCCGGGTCAGCGAACTCGACTTTGATGCGCTGATGGCCGAGATCGAATCAGAGGCTGCGGACATGCCAGAAGAGCCGCGCACGCCCGAGCAGTCCGCGGCGGTCCATGGCTAA